In the genome of Arthrobacter sp. PAMC25284, the window GGCTGGATCCGGATTGCGCTGTGCGGCAGCCAGGCGGCGCTCGTGGAGGGACTCGGCCGGCTCCCCGTCCGACCCGCCTGACCCGCCCCTCTACCGGCGGCAGAAGGTGGTCCCCCGGCCCCTGGCGCGTCGCAACCGCACGTCGCAACCGCACGTCGCAACCGCACGTCATCACCGCAGGCCGCTACCGCAGGTCCCTACCGCTGGAATGCCCCGACCGTTAACCTAAGCCAAGGCCGTTCACGGCCGGCAGCTCACAACGATTTCCCGGCGACGGGATTGTTGGAAATACCGCCCCGTCTGGTTATCCCACACACGGACGCGACGTTTCCCGAGGGAGGTTCACATGTGGTGGGAAGACTTGCTGTGGGGTATGTGGAACGGCGTGACGGCGTGGATCGTGTTCATCGTCCATGTCTTCGGACAGTGGACTGAGTACCCGTTCTACAACACAGCACGACTAGGCAATTGGTATGACTTCGGATTTCTGATCGGCATGGGCTCGCCCTTCCTCGGAGCTCTCGGAGCCCGACGCCGCCGCTAGTAAAGTTCCGTCCACGTGTCCCGCGAGGAATCCAGCGGCAGGATCCTACGCGCCGCCCCACGTTCCCGCAGGAGTCATCGACTTCTGCGCCGACCGGGAATATGGTGCGCTCGGGAGCGCGCCCAACGGACGCGTAGTGACGATCACGCTTGGGGCTGGATCTGACCCCCTCGGTGACGACCACGGCGATGACAAGGACGACGATTAGGACCCGCTGCCCGCCGGAAGCAGCGCCCCCGAAAAAGCAGCAGGCCGGACCCTTAGCGGGTCCGGCCTGCTGGCATCATCCGGCGGAAAGACGTGCCGGCTGCCGTGCTACTTGTTGCTGTCCTCGTCGAGGTTGCGGTCCTCGATGAGATCAAGGTCCTCTTCGTCGAAGTCATCCTCGTCAAGCTCGACGTCGTCAGAGGCGTCGCTCTTGTAGGGATCGGCGTCGCCGGCGTGCTTGGCGCTCGCTGCCAGGGCGGCAACTTCCGCGTCGCGCTTCTTTGCAGCCCTGAGGAGATCTTCGAGGTTGGAAGCGTTGACCGGGATCTGGTCAGCGACGAACTCGAGCGTCGGCGTCAGCCGCACCGTGATGTTGCGGCCGACTTCCTGCCGGAGCACACCCTTGGCTTTCTCAAGTCCCTTGGCCGCCTCGGCCTGGACCAGCTCGTCACCGAAGACGGTGTAGTAGATCGTGGCGTGCTGCAGGTCGTTGGTGACGCGGGCGTCGGTAACGGTGATGCCCTCGAGCCGTGGATCCTTAACCCTCCGGCCCAACGCTTCAGCAACAACTACCTTAATCCGCTGCGCCAACTTGGCAGCCCGTGCGGGATCAGCCATATCAACTCCTAAGTTCTTGGGTTACGACGGCGCCGTGGCGGCGTCCATGCTTGCTTGGAGCTGCTGCCACGCACCTATGGTGAGTCTATGACGATGCCGGAGAGTTTTGGGGGCGCCCGGGAGTGGCATCGGGCCTACCGGAGCTGGGCGGCACAAGATCCATGATCTTGTGCCGCCCAGCGTAGGGGCGGGGCGCCCCCAAAACTCGGAGGCGCCCCGCAGGAACAGACTTCTTAGACGCGCGGCTTTTCGCGCATCTCGAAGGTTTCAATGATGTCGCCTTCGGTGATGTCGTTGAACGAACCAAGACCGATACCACACTCGAAGTCCGTGCGGACCTCGGTGGCGTCGTCCTTGAACCGCTTGAGCGTCTCAACGGTGAGGTTGTCACCGATGATCTTGCCGTCGCGGCTGATACGGGCCTTCGCGTTGCGCCGCATAACACCCGAGCGGACGATCGAGCCTGCGATGTTGCCGAACTTGGAGGAACGGAACACTTCGCGGACTTCGGCGGTGCCGAGCTGAACCTCTTCGTACTCCGGCTTGAGCATGCCCTTGAGGGCCGCCTCAATGTCATCGATGGCTGCGTAGATGACGGAGTAGAAGCGCATGTCCACGCCTTCGCGGTCTGCCAGTTCGGCAACCCGCTCGGCGGGCTTGACGTTGAAGCCGATGATGACGGCGCTGTCGACCGTTGCCAGGTTGACGTCGTTCTGCGTGATCGCACCGACACCGCGGTGGATAACGCGGAGCTGGACGCCTTCGCCGACGTCGATCTTGAGAAGAGCGTCCTCGAGGGCTTCCACGGCACCGGACACGTCACCCTTGAGGATGAGGTTGAGGGTGTCGATCTTGCCGTCGGCGACGGCCTGGTCGAAGTCTTCCAGGCTGATGCGCTTGCGGCGCTTGGCGAGGGCCGCGTTGCGGTCGGCAGCTTCACGCTTCTCGGCGATCTGGCGGGCAGTGCGCTCGTCAGCGGTCACGAAGAAGGTGTCACCGGCGCGCGGGACGTTGGACAGACCCAGCACCTGCACGGGGCGGGACGGGCCGGCCTCGCTCAGGGCGCTGCCGTCGTCGTCGAACATTGCACGGACACGGCCGTGGGCCGTACCGGCGACGATCGTATCGCCGACGCGCAGCGTACCGGACTGAACCAGGACAGTGGCAACGGAACCGCGGCCCTTGTCCAGGTTGGCTTCGATCGCGATACCGCGGGCGTCCTTGTCAGGGTTGGCACGCATATCCAGGGCCGCGTCTGCGGTGAGCAGGACGGCTTCAAGGAGCTCGTCGATGTTGAGGTTCTGACGGGCAGAGACCTCCACGAACATGGTGTCGCCGCCGTATTCTTCCGGAACCAGGCCGTATTCGGTCAGCTGGCCACGGACCTTGTCCGGGTTGGCGCCTTCCTTATCGATCTTGTTCACGGCCACGACGATCGGCACGTTGGCCGCCTGGGCGTGGTTGAGGGCTTCCACGGTCTGCGGCATGACGCCATCGTCCGCTGCGACAACCAGGATCGCGATGTCGGTGACCTTCGCACCACGGGCACGCATGGCGGTGAACGCCTCGTGGCCCGGAGTATCGATGAACGTGATCTTGCGATCGATGTCCTCGTGCATGTGCGTGACCTGGTAAGCACCGATGTGCTGGGTGATGCCGCCGTGCTCGCCCGCCATAACGTCGGACTTGCGGATGGCATCGAGCAACCGGGTCTTACCGTGGTCGACGTGGCCCATGACGGTGACGACCGGAGGACGTGCCTCGAGCTCGTCGTCGCCTTCTGCCTCAAGTTCTGCCTCGAAGTCGATGTCGAAGGTGGACAGCAGCTCGCGCTCCTCGTCCTCCGGCGAGACGACCTGGAGCTTGTAGCCAAGCTCCTCACCCAGCAGGGCGAACGTCTCTTCATCCAGCGACTGCGTGGCCGTAGCCATTTCGCCGAGGTGGAAGAGCACGGTCACCAGTGCGGCGGGGTTCGCCTCGATCTTGTCAGCGAAGTCCGTGATGGACGAGCCACGACGGAGCCGGACAACAGTGTTGCCGTCGCCACGGGGCACGCTCACGCCGCCCAGCGACGGAGCACTCATCTGCTCGAGTTCCTGACGCTTGGCACGCTTCGACTTGCGCTGCTTGCCGCGGCCAGCGCCGCCCTTACCGAAGGCTCCCTGGGTGCCGCCACGACCGCGGCCACCCTTACCGAAGCCACCGCCGGCCGGAGCGCCGCCACCGGCACCGGGAGCACCGGTACCCGGAGCTCCACCCGGACGGCCCGGACCACGGCCACCGCCGCCGGGACGGCCTGCACCGGCGCCAGCCGGAGCGGGACGTTCGGTGCGGTTCGGCATCATGCCGGGAGTCGGACGGTTTCCGCCGGCTCCTGCCGGACGCGGGGCGCCCGGACGGGGTCCACCGGTTCCTGCCGCACCAGCGGGACGCGGCGCACCGGGACGGGGGCCGCCTGCGCCTGCAGCGGGACGCGGCCCACCGGGACGATCCCCGTCAGTACGGCTGCCACCGGGCCGGGGCATGCCCTGTGAGGGTGCGAACGGGTTGTTACCCGGACGTGAGGGGCGCTCGTTGTCGCCGCCGCGGCCGCGAGGCATGCCCTGCGACGTGGCGAACGGGTTGTTGCCCGGACGAGGTCCGCCGGGACGGGGTGCCGAGCCGGCCGGGCGCGCCTGGGCGGCCGGAGCCGCCGGAGCTTCTGCCTTGGGTGCCGGACGCGCGCCGGGCTTGATGCCCGACGACGGGGCCGACGGCGACTGGGCTGCGGGCTTTTCTGCTGCCGGGGCAGCGGCCGGAGCCTTTTCTGCGGAGGCCGCGGGAGCGGCGGGTGCCGCTGCCGGTGCCTCAAACTTTGCTTCCGGAGCCTTGGGTGCTGCCGGGCCCGGCGCGGGCGCCGGTCGGGTTGCTGCCGGGGCTTCGGTTGCCTTGGGGGCGGGTGCGGGCGCTTCGGCCTTCGGCGCGGCGGGCGCGTCGGGGAAGGCGTTGCGGAGTTTCCGCACCACGGGTGCCTCGATGGTTGACGAGGCGGAGCGAACGAATTCGCCCAATTCCTGCAGTTTGGTTACTGCATCTTTGGAAGTAATACCGAGCTCTTTAGCAAGCTCATGTACGCGGACCTTGGCCACATTTCTCCTGTCTCGGTCCGCACCGAGCCAGGCACGAACCGTCTACTTCTTACTGCGGGCCTCCGCCGCGAATGCAGCTGCGAGGCCCATTGCAGAGCGCAACAAAGATGTCATCGTTGCGCACTCATCGCTGGGAACTCATCGGGTTTCCATCAGTTTTCTGACCCGCTTTCAGGTTGGACGGTTGTTGCCGCGGCCACCAGGGTGTCCACGGCTGTAGTGCCGCGGGCAATCCGGCGTTCCACGTCGGCTGTTTCGGCTGCGCCTTTGAGGGCGCGGCCGAAGGCTCGACGTTTGATCGCCAGTGCCAGGCACTTCTCGCTGGGGTGCAGCCATGCTCCCCGGCCAGTCATCCGGCGTCGTTCATCAACAACGACGGCGGACGAGCCACTGCCGTCGTTGACAAGCCGGAGCAATTCAGACCGCGATCCCTTTTGCCGGCATCCGATGCAGGTGCGCTGGGGCTGATTCCCGAGGTGTTGCACGTGTGCCACTTACGAGTATCTTCCTGCCAGTTCATATCTGCCGGCCGTGGCCTCCGGACGGTGCAGGCGGGGCGTCACAATCAACACTTCCACCCGGCACATCTCCGGACGCGCCAAGGACACGCGGATACCGGCCGTGAGGCGCGGTCTTTTCCATTCTAGCCCCCCGCTGGCCGGACTCCCGAACCCGATCAGTGTTCGGCGGCGGAAAACCGGCCGGTGTGGGGTCTAGTTGTCGCGGCTGACCGCAGCGTCGGAGACGATGTCGATCCGCCAACCGGTGAGCTTGGCGGCCAGCCGCGCGTTCTGGCCCTCTTTGCCGATGGCGAGGGAGAGCTGGTAGTCGGGAACCACCACACGGGCGGAGCGCGTCGCTTCGTCCGTGATGGTGACCGAATTCACGCGCGACGGCGAGAGCGCACTGGCGATAAACGTGGCCGGATCGTCGCTGTAGTCGACGATGTCAATCTTTTCGTCGTTCAACTCGGTCATCACGGCGCGGACTCGGGATCCCATTTCCCCGATGCAGGCGCCCTTGGCATTGATGCCGGGGGTGTGGGCCCTGACCGCGATTTTGGTACGGTGCCCGGCTTCCCTGGCCAGCGCCACAATTTCCACGGAACGGTCTGCGATCTCCGGAACTTCCATTTCGAAGAGCTTCCGGACCAGGCCGGGGTGCGAACGGGACAGCGTGATCGAAGGACCCTTGGTGCCGCGGTGCACGTCGATCACGAAGGCGCGGAGCCGGTTCCCATGGATGTACTTCTCCCCCGGCACCTGCTCGGGCGGCGGCAGCAGAGCCTCCACGGCGCCCAGATTGACCTGGATCATGTGGGGGTTGTTGCCTTGCTGGATGGTCCCGGCGACCAGTTCGCCTTCGCGGCCCTTGAATTGCCCCAGCACATGGTCATCCTCGGCATCGCGCAGGCGCTGCAGGATGATCTGCCGGGCGGTGCTGGCCGCGATGCGGCCAAAGCCCGCCGGAGTGTCTTCGAATTCGCCGATCGGGGCGCCGTCGTCGTCGATCTCCGTGGCCCAGATGGTCACGTGGCCGCTCTTGCGGTCGAGTTCGGCGCGGGCCTTCTCGAAGGCTCCCGGTGTCTTGTGGTACGCCACCAGCAGAGCCTGCTCGATGGTGGGGACCAGGAGATCCAGCGGGATTTCACGCTCACGCTCCAGAAGTCTCAGCGCGCTCATGTCAATATCCATCAGGCCTCCTCAGAAGGTCCATTGTGTTCGTTTTCCAGACCGGCCTCATCGAGGCGGCTGAACTCTATCTCGACTTTTCCGCTGCGGATCCTGTCGAAAGGAATCTTGACGGGCTCACCCTGTTTGGGCTTCATACCCTTCTTGACGGCGATTTCCGGAACCAGGGTGACGCCCCCGTCATCCACAGACTGGACCCGGCCGGTGACGTTGTCGCCCTGCATAACGTTGACTTTGACCATGCGTCCGCGGGCGCGGTGCCAGTGACGTTCATCGGTGAGGGGGCGTCCGACGCCGGGCGAGGAGACCTCCAGTTCATACGGGCGGGCATCGGTGCTGGGATCGTTGTCCAGGAGGTCCGAGAGGGTCTTGGAGATCTCGGCAATCACGTCGAGGCCTACGCCGCCGGTCTCGTCCTGCGGCAGGTCCACAACGACGTGGACGACGCGGTTGGCGCCGGCGATGTGGATGGAAACGTCTTCCAGATAAAGCCGGTTCGCCTGAACTTCGGGTTCCAGGAGGGCGTGCAGACGCTCGGCCTCCAGGTTGCGTGCAGGTGCGGCCTCAGCCTTGCCCGTCCCGGTCCGGTCTGTTGAAGTCGTGGCTTCTGTGCTGGTCATGATGCCGGCCGCCTCCCATTAGATGATGTTGTGTCTACTAGACTAGCGATTTTCCGGGCGACATGGTGCACGGAGTGGCTGGCCGGCATGACAACATGGTCTGTTGTGAAAGACGACACCCGGGAAAAGCGATGGCACGGCCTTTTTCCCCGGAGGCTTTCCCTGATTGCCCTCCTGGCCTGCCTCGCACTGGTGGTGTTCGGCCTCGGGGTGGCAGTGGCGCCCCGGCAGGCTGTGGAAGCCCCGGAACCGCCTTTTTCCGAGCAGGCGCGGGCTGCCGCACTCGCCAATACGCTCCGGTTGCGGGACGCCGGCGGCCGGCTCGGCCGGGCGGCCGCGGGCACCGAGGAGCCGGCGGCGGATACCCTTCCCGATGCCCAGCAGTCCGCCGTCGATGAGACTGTGAGATTGCTGACAACCCAGGCCCGGGCGCTCCTGGCACCGGGTGGCGGCGCTGCGCGGACGCCACTGTCGGGGACCTCCACGCCCATCCCACCCACCAACGCCGAAGACGCGACCGGTTCCGCCGCCGGGCTGGCAGCAGCCCTCGCAGAGAGCGGCGGGCAGCGCCTGGCCGACGCAGCGGCGTCGGACGGCGGGATCGCACGGCTGCTGGCCGCCGTCGGAACAGCCCAGCTTCTCCAGTCGGCATCACTGGCTGCGGCCG includes:
- the rbfA gene encoding 30S ribosome-binding factor RbfA, giving the protein MADPARAAKLAQRIKVVVAEALGRRVKDPRLEGITVTDARVTNDLQHATIYYTVFGDELVQAEAAKGLEKAKGVLRQEVGRNITVRLTPTLEFVADQIPVNASNLEDLLRAAKKRDAEVAALAASAKHAGDADPYKSDASDDVELDEDDFDEEDLDLIEDRNLDEDSNK
- the infB gene encoding translation initiation factor IF-2 is translated as MAKVRVHELAKELGITSKDAVTKLQELGEFVRSASSTIEAPVVRKLRNAFPDAPAAPKAEAPAPAPKATEAPAATRPAPAPGPAAPKAPEAKFEAPAAAPAAPAASAEKAPAAAPAAEKPAAQSPSAPSSGIKPGARPAPKAEAPAAPAAQARPAGSAPRPGGPRPGNNPFATSQGMPRGRGGDNERPSRPGNNPFAPSQGMPRPGGSRTDGDRPGGPRPAAGAGGPRPGAPRPAGAAGTGGPRPGAPRPAGAGGNRPTPGMMPNRTERPAPAGAGAGRPGGGGRGPGRPGGAPGTGAPGAGGGAPAGGGFGKGGRGRGGTQGAFGKGGAGRGKQRKSKRAKRQELEQMSAPSLGGVSVPRGDGNTVVRLRRGSSITDFADKIEANPAALVTVLFHLGEMATATQSLDEETFALLGEELGYKLQVVSPEDEERELLSTFDIDFEAELEAEGDDELEARPPVVTVMGHVDHGKTRLLDAIRKSDVMAGEHGGITQHIGAYQVTHMHEDIDRKITFIDTPGHEAFTAMRARGAKVTDIAILVVAADDGVMPQTVEALNHAQAANVPIVVAVNKIDKEGANPDKVRGQLTEYGLVPEEYGGDTMFVEVSARQNLNIDELLEAVLLTADAALDMRANPDKDARGIAIEANLDKGRGSVATVLVQSGTLRVGDTIVAGTAHGRVRAMFDDDGSALSEAGPSRPVQVLGLSNVPRAGDTFFVTADERTARQIAEKREAADRNAALAKRRKRISLEDFDQAVADGKIDTLNLILKGDVSGAVEALEDALLKIDVGEGVQLRVIHRGVGAITQNDVNLATVDSAVIIGFNVKPAERVAELADREGVDMRFYSVIYAAIDDIEAALKGMLKPEYEEVQLGTAEVREVFRSSKFGNIAGSIVRSGVMRRNAKARISRDGKIIGDNLTVETLKRFKDDATEVRTDFECGIGLGSFNDITEGDIIETFEMREKPRV
- a CDS encoding YlxR family protein; the protein is MLRLVNDGSGSSAVVVDERRRMTGRGAWLHPSEKCLALAIKRRAFGRALKGAAETADVERRIARGTTAVDTLVAAATTVQPESGSEN
- the nusA gene encoding transcription termination factor NusA, which produces MDIDMSALRLLEREREIPLDLLVPTIEQALLVAYHKTPGAFEKARAELDRKSGHVTIWATEIDDDGAPIGEFEDTPAGFGRIAASTARQIILQRLRDAEDDHVLGQFKGREGELVAGTIQQGNNPHMIQVNLGAVEALLPPPEQVPGEKYIHGNRLRAFVIDVHRGTKGPSITLSRSHPGLVRKLFEMEVPEIADRSVEIVALAREAGHRTKIAVRAHTPGINAKGACIGEMGSRVRAVMTELNDEKIDIVDYSDDPATFIASALSPSRVNSVTITDEATRSARVVVPDYQLSLAIGKEGQNARLAAKLTGWRIDIVSDAAVSRDN
- the rimP gene encoding ribosome maturation factor RimP — its product is MTSTEATTSTDRTGTGKAEAAPARNLEAERLHALLEPEVQANRLYLEDVSIHIAGANRVVHVVVDLPQDETGGVGLDVIAEISKTLSDLLDNDPSTDARPYELEVSSPGVGRPLTDERHWHRARGRMVKVNVMQGDNVTGRVQSVDDGGVTLVPEIAVKKGMKPKQGEPVKIPFDRIRSGKVEIEFSRLDEAGLENEHNGPSEEA
- a CDS encoding ferritin-like domain-containing protein, whose amino-acid sequence is MTTWSVVKDDTREKRWHGLFPRRLSLIALLACLALVVFGLGVAVAPRQAVEAPEPPFSEQARAAALANTLRLRDAGGRLGRAAAGTEEPAADTLPDAQQSAVDETVRLLTTQARALLAPGGGAARTPLSGTSTPIPPTNAEDATGSAAGLAAALAESGGQRLADAAASDGGIARLLAAVGTAQLLQSASLAAADGAAAPPQAVPHAPQPSETCPPGSPTPSSTAAPEADEGTGNPSLQAGLAATVRTEAATVYAYQVALTRLEGDAARSASGYLAQHEALLRTSESLSRALCSPVPPREAGYTLAPGFLDAPAPGLGVLETTMLPGYGDVIALSTGETRQWAIAALLETARRAVSWGADAGALPGVAADPATFPSLPAQP